A window of Aricia agestis chromosome 3, ilAriAges1.1, whole genome shotgun sequence contains these coding sequences:
- the LOC121740583 gene encoding venom peptide BmKAPI-like — translation MDTKLVFVFVVLAVAFVVTSPVEQKPFDCSANEKYFKCNLEVCQKTCADLVNPPPCPNISPDCYKPSCECVDGYLRNGDGVCVLEDKC, via the exons ATGGATACTAAACTGGTTTTCGTTTTTGTGGTCTTGGCGGTTGCTTTTGTGGTCACATCACCGGTTGAGCAGAAGCCGTTTG ATTGTTCCGCCAACGAGAAGTATTTCAAGTGCAACCTGGAGGTCTGCCAGAAGACCTGCGCGGACCTGGTGAACCCCCCTCCGTGCCCCAACATCTCTCCCGACTGCTATAAGCCCAGCTGCGAGTGTGTAGATGGATATCTCCGGAACGGCGACGGTGTGTGTGTGCTGGAAGATAAGTGCT AA